A region of Sphingomonas crusticola DNA encodes the following proteins:
- a CDS encoding ExbD/TolR family protein produces MAMSVGPAEDDSPMSDINTTPLVDVMLVLLIIFLITVPVVIQTVPVRLPKVAYEPTTSKPENVVLSVKAGKGGDCEVYWGQTKITAQELLDRSVAKLKLEIDKLGGPANITPDSLPEVHIRSDIDTPWRCVGGAMTNVARAGFTRVGFISQPDPGQYHAAVE; encoded by the coding sequence ATGGCGATGAGTGTCGGCCCCGCCGAAGACGACTCCCCAATGTCGGACATCAACACGACGCCGCTCGTCGACGTCATGTTGGTGCTCCTCATCATCTTCCTGATCACCGTGCCGGTCGTCATTCAGACGGTGCCCGTGCGCCTGCCCAAGGTCGCTTACGAGCCGACCACGAGCAAGCCCGAGAACGTCGTTCTGTCGGTGAAGGCCGGTAAGGGCGGTGACTGCGAGGTTTACTGGGGTCAGACCAAGATCACGGCGCAGGAATTGCTCGATCGCTCGGTCGCCAAGCTCAAGCTTGAGATCGACAAGCTCGGTGGTCCCGCCAACATCACGCCCGATTCGTTGCCGGAAGTGCATATCCGCAGCGATATTGACACGCCCTGGCGGTGTGTCGGCGGCGCGATGACAAACGTGGCTCGCGCTGGCTTCACCCGCGTCGGTTTCATCTCGCAGCCCGATCCCGGCCAATATCATGCCGCGGTCGAATAA
- a CDS encoding MotA/TolQ/ExbB proton channel family protein: MTTPAAGAAAANANPYGLMGALHQGGLIAWTIFIILVIMSASSWYIMFTKLFEQQKILNQAKRVRTSFWGTPTIKDGSSKLERNSAYRQIVEDGLLAQDQHNLLTDPVDQHEWLSGSLNRSTAAINSKLGTGLALLATVGSTAPFVGLLGTVIGIYRALVKIGAAGQASIDAVAGPVGEALIMTALGLIVAVPAVMGYNWLIRRNKVIAEQLGTFATNLHGYMVSNGALRPQLASVKTAPTPPLKTGSAAINPKA; encoded by the coding sequence ATGACTACTCCCGCAGCCGGCGCCGCAGCCGCGAACGCTAATCCCTATGGCCTGATGGGCGCGCTCCATCAGGGTGGACTGATTGCCTGGACGATCTTCATCATTCTGGTGATTATGTCGGCCTCCTCCTGGTACATCATGTTCACCAAGCTGTTCGAGCAGCAGAAGATCCTGAATCAGGCGAAGCGGGTCCGTACCAGCTTCTGGGGCACTCCCACGATCAAGGACGGCTCGAGCAAGCTCGAGCGCAACTCGGCCTATCGCCAGATCGTCGAAGACGGCCTGCTCGCTCAGGACCAGCACAATCTGCTCACCGATCCGGTCGATCAGCATGAATGGCTCAGCGGCTCGCTGAACCGCAGCACTGCCGCGATCAACTCAAAGCTCGGCACCGGTCTGGCACTGCTCGCTACGGTGGGCTCGACCGCACCGTTCGTCGGTCTGCTCGGCACCGTTATCGGCATCTATCGCGCTCTGGTGAAGATCGGCGCTGCCGGTCAGGCTTCGATCGACGCAGTCGCCGGCCCGGTCGGTGAGGCGCTCATCATGACCGCACTCGGTCTGATCGTCGCCGTGCCTGCCGTTATGGGCTACAACTGGCTGATCCGCCGCAACAAGGTCATCGCCGAACAGCTCGGCACCTTCGCGACGAACCTGCACGGTTACATGGTCTCGAACGGCGCGCTTCGGCCTCAGCTCGCTTCGGTGAAGACTGCTCCGACCCCGCCGCTCAAGACGGGTTCGGCTGCGATCAACCCCAAGGCGTAA
- the plsY gene encoding glycerol-3-phosphate 1-O-acyltransferase PlsY, with protein MCSYLVGSIPFGVIVTRLAGATDPRTVGSGNIGATNVLRTGRKGLAALTLLLDGGKGAAAVLAAEALAPGTGPLAAVGVFFGHIFPIWLRFKGGKGVATLLGITLAVHWPTGLVALIVWVLAMLLSRRSSVGGMAAAIVTPVASAYFFKADLTLMFLALSLVVLWRHRGNIERLVDGSEPRINERGGG; from the coding sequence ATGTGCAGCTATCTGGTCGGCTCGATCCCGTTCGGCGTGATCGTGACGCGGCTGGCTGGCGCCACCGATCCGCGCACTGTCGGCTCCGGGAATATCGGCGCGACCAATGTATTGCGCACCGGGCGCAAGGGACTGGCAGCGCTGACGTTGCTGTTGGACGGCGGAAAGGGCGCGGCTGCCGTGCTGGCGGCGGAAGCACTGGCACCGGGCACCGGCCCACTCGCCGCAGTAGGCGTCTTCTTCGGCCATATCTTCCCGATCTGGCTCCGCTTCAAAGGCGGGAAGGGGGTCGCGACACTGCTGGGAATTACATTGGCGGTGCATTGGCCCACCGGGCTGGTGGCGCTGATCGTCTGGGTTCTGGCGATGCTGTTGTCGCGCCGGTCATCCGTTGGTGGAATGGCCGCAGCGATCGTCACGCCAGTCGCGTCGGCCTATTTCTTCAAGGCGGATTTGACGCTGATGTTCCTCGCTTTGTCCCTGGTGGTGTTGTGGCGGCATCGCGGCAACATCGAACGGCTGGTCGATGGCTCCGAGCCGCGTATCAACGAGCGTGGCGGGGGCTGA
- a CDS encoding ExbD/TolR family protein: MAMSSGGAEGEPMMDINTTPLIDVMLVLLIMFIITIPVQTHAVKLDLPQNNSATPPPIDPVKNEVEIDSRNTIMWNGTPVDLTVLRQYLDQSQTLNPIPELHLRPAADARYEVVDNVLAVTKHANVTKMGFVGNEAYANF, translated from the coding sequence ATGGCCATGAGCTCCGGCGGCGCCGAAGGCGAGCCGATGATGGACATCAACACGACGCCGCTTATCGACGTCATGCTGGTGCTGCTCATCATGTTCATCATCACCATTCCGGTGCAGACCCATGCCGTGAAGCTGGATCTGCCCCAGAATAATAGCGCGACCCCACCGCCGATCGACCCGGTCAAGAACGAGGTCGAGATCGACAGCCGCAACACGATCATGTGGAACGGCACGCCTGTCGATCTGACGGTGCTGCGCCAATATCTCGATCAGTCGCAGACGCTTAACCCCATCCCAGAACTGCATCTCCGTCCCGCTGCGGATGCGCGTTACGAGGTCGTGGATAACGTCCTCGCCGTGACCAAGCACGCCAACGTCACCAAGATGGGTTTCGTCGGGAACGAGGCATACGCCAACTTCTGA
- a CDS encoding energy transducer TonB — MRIGQDAGKGGIHLTDRRECHFLMAYADQPTMTPRKAVAIGLVVLLHLLIGYAFITGLAFNVIKKAAQDLKVVDIKDQPPPPEQKPPPPPPQQQATPPPPLVSPPPLVQTTTMAPPMVSVPVAPPAPPPVITPSAPPAPPAPVISQAAAAKGDPRTWITNDDYPPGAMREERSGVSGIAWTINEQGRVENCHVTSPSGSPDLDETACRLVTRRGRYAPAKDQAGNPIKQTSSIRFRWVLPSD; from the coding sequence GTGCGTATCGGACAGGATGCCGGAAAGGGCGGTATCCACCTTACGGATCGGAGGGAGTGTCATTTTTTAATGGCTTACGCTGACCAACCAACAATGACTCCGCGCAAGGCGGTCGCCATCGGGCTGGTGGTCCTGCTCCATTTACTCATCGGATATGCGTTCATTACCGGACTTGCCTTCAACGTTATCAAGAAGGCAGCGCAGGATCTGAAGGTGGTGGACATCAAGGACCAGCCGCCGCCACCTGAGCAAAAGCCACCACCACCGCCGCCGCAGCAGCAGGCTACGCCGCCGCCGCCGTTGGTGAGCCCGCCGCCGCTCGTGCAGACCACGACGATGGCTCCTCCGATGGTCTCGGTACCGGTTGCGCCGCCGGCGCCGCCGCCCGTCATTACGCCTTCGGCTCCGCCGGCGCCCCCTGCACCTGTGATCTCGCAGGCCGCTGCGGCCAAGGGCGATCCTCGGACCTGGATCACCAATGACGATTATCCGCCTGGCGCCATGCGCGAGGAACGGTCGGGCGTCAGCGGTATCGCCTGGACGATCAACGAGCAGGGTCGTGTCGAGAATTGCCACGTGACGTCGCCGAGCGGCTCGCCCGATCTGGATGAGACCGCTTGCCGTCTGGTTACCCGCCGCGGCCGTTATGCGCCCGCAAAGGATCAGGCAGGCAACCCGATCAAGCAGACGTCGTCGATTCGCTTCCGCTGGGTGCTTCCCAGCGACTGA
- a CDS encoding ExbD/TolR family protein, whose product MAMNSAGTDGAPMMDINTTPLIDVMLVLLMMFIITIPMQTHAVKLDTPSKPGRFLQLTKNEVEIDNRDKVSWNGAPVDLVVLRQYLDQTQMMDPIPELHVRPAANARFETVDNVLAVTKRAHVARMGIVGNEVYAKF is encoded by the coding sequence ATGGCTATGAACTCCGCCGGCACCGATGGTGCGCCAATGATGGACATCAACACCACCCCATTGATCGACGTCATGCTGGTGCTGCTCATGATGTTCATCATCACGATCCCCATGCAGACGCACGCCGTCAAGTTGGATACGCCATCAAAACCTGGGCGGTTTCTGCAACTTACCAAGAACGAGGTCGAGATCGACAATCGCGATAAGGTCAGCTGGAACGGGGCTCCGGTTGACCTGGTGGTGCTCCGCCAATATCTCGATCAGACCCAGATGATGGACCCCATCCCCGAGCTCCATGTGCGGCCTGCCGCGAATGCGCGTTTCGAGACGGTCGACAATGTGCTGGCGGTGACCAAGCGCGCCCACGTCGCGAGGATGGGTATCGTGGGCAACGAGGTTTACGCCAAATTCTGA
- the dprA gene encoding DNA-processing protein DprA → MAGADLTLDADGIASLRLIRTRAVGPITYFQLLRRFGSAQAALEALPDLARRGGGPPPSVPRMGEIEREMAAVAAKGGHYLLFGRDHYPALLAETETAPPALIVIGNDTLPARPTVAMVGARNASAAAIRFARQLAHDLAERGIVIVSGLARGIDTAAHMGSLAGGTIGVIASGLDIFYPPENEALQREIGTRGLIVSEQPPGTEPHARHFPSRNRVIAGLAQGTVVVEAAPKSGSLITARLAADYGRDVMAVPGSPLDPRAQGCNQLIRDGATLVQSAADIAEALQPFGRNHVAAPASVYATAPQPDDANEADRRAITALLSPSPVAVDELIRQSGIAPASVQMVLLELELAGRLERHAGGRVSLA, encoded by the coding sequence GTGGCGGGGGCTGATCTGACGCTCGATGCCGACGGGATCGCCTCGCTGCGGCTGATCCGCACGCGCGCGGTCGGCCCAATCACCTATTTTCAGCTGCTCCGGCGGTTCGGATCGGCCCAAGCGGCGCTGGAAGCACTGCCGGACCTCGCCCGGCGCGGCGGCGGACCGCCGCCCTCCGTGCCGCGAATGGGGGAGATTGAGCGGGAAATGGCCGCCGTGGCGGCTAAAGGTGGCCATTACCTGCTGTTCGGCCGGGATCACTATCCGGCGCTGCTGGCGGAGACCGAAACCGCCCCGCCGGCGCTGATCGTGATCGGCAACGACACGCTGCCGGCCCGGCCTACGGTAGCCATGGTCGGCGCCCGCAACGCATCTGCCGCCGCGATCCGCTTCGCCCGCCAGCTGGCCCATGATCTGGCGGAGCGGGGCATCGTCATAGTGTCCGGCCTTGCGCGGGGGATCGATACCGCCGCGCATATGGGATCGCTCGCCGGCGGCACGATCGGTGTGATCGCCAGTGGCCTCGACATCTTCTATCCGCCTGAAAACGAAGCGCTTCAGCGCGAGATCGGGACGCGTGGGTTGATCGTGTCGGAACAGCCGCCAGGGACTGAGCCGCACGCGCGCCACTTCCCATCGCGTAACCGGGTTATTGCCGGCCTCGCCCAAGGCACGGTGGTGGTGGAAGCGGCGCCAAAATCGGGCTCGCTTATTACCGCGCGGCTGGCGGCGGATTATGGGCGCGACGTGATGGCGGTGCCCGGCTCGCCGCTCGATCCGCGGGCACAGGGGTGTAACCAGCTCATCCGTGATGGCGCGACGCTGGTGCAATCCGCCGCGGATATAGCGGAAGCTCTCCAGCCGTTCGGCCGCAACCATGTGGCCGCACCCGCCAGCGTTTACGCAACGGCGCCCCAACCCGACGATGCCAATGAGGCTGACCGGCGCGCGATCACGGCGTTGCTCAGCCCGAGCCCCGTCGCGGTGGACGAGCTGATCCGGCAGTCCGGCATCGCCCCCGCCAGCGTCCAGATGGTGCTGCTCGAACTGGAACTTGCGGGACGGCTCGAGCGGCATGCCGGCGGTCGGGTTAGCCTTGCCTGA